Genomic window (Sphingomonas sp. S1-29):
TAGATCGCCACCGACGCGATGATCAGCGTGACGACCGAAAGCAAGGTGATCCGCTTCGATCCGACCTCGACCCCGATCCGCCCGAGTACCGTGGTGACCGGGGTAAGTCCGCCGACCGAATAGCTGAACAGCGACAGGAAGACGAACCCGGCGACCCCCCACGACACCCAGCGCGACAGGTTGGCACCGCGCAGCAGCGCGACCGTCGCGCGCGCCGCGGCGGCGCTGAGCGCGAAACCGATCGGCAGCGTCGCCAGCGCCGCCCAGCCGCGCGACGCCAGGATGATCGCCAGCAGCAGCGCGGCGCTGAGATGACGAACGATTGCGCAGATTCGCGGCTGGAACGGCCCGTCCTTCAGCCCGGCGCGGTCGGCGGCGAGCTGCGCCAGCCGCGGGCCGACCGTGCGCGAGGTGTACCAGCCGATCGCCAGCGCAGCGATCGTCAGCGCGCCGGCGATCGCGGCCTCGATCAATTGCGGCTGGGTCGGCACGGTGAAGCCGTTCGCCGCGAGCCAGGTTGCAGCGACGTTCATCGCGCGGCGCGAAAGCGCGCAAGCCCCGCGTCGAGATCGGCGATCAGGTCGTCGACCGATTCGATTCCGATCTGCAACCGCACCAACGGCCCCTCGGCCTCCCAGCTGGTGCAGCTGCGATGATGTTGCGGATCGACCGGCAGCGCGAGGCTTTCGAACCCGCCCCAGCTATAGCCGATGCCGAAATGCGCGAGCCCGTCGATCAGCGCGGCGCGCGCCGCCTCGTCGCCGCCATCGAGCACGAAGCTGAACAGCCCCGAGCCGCCCTTGAAATCGCGGACGAACACGTCGTTGCCGGGGCAATCGGGCAAGGCCGGGTGGAGCACCCGCGCGACATCGGGCTGTACCTTGAGCCATTGCGCGATCTGCAGCGCCGCGCTCCCTTGCGCCTTCAGCCGCAGCGCCATCGTCCGCAGGCCGCGGCTGCCGAGCCAGGCATCGTCGGGGCTGACGCATTGCCCCAATTGATAGGTTGCGGTGCGCAGCGCGTCGTAGCAGCCATGCCCCGCGGTCACCGATCCGAGCATCACGTCCGAATGCCCGACGACATATTTGGTGCAGGCGAGGATCGTGTAATCGACCCCGTGCGCGATCGCGGGGAACAGCAACGGCGTCGCCCAGGTATTGTCGAGCAGCGTCACGATTCGATGCGCGCGCGCCGCCGCCACGATCGCGGGGACGTCCTGCACCTCGAAGGTCAGGCTGCCCGGACTTTCCATGAAGATCGCGCGGGTGCGCTCGCCGATCAGCTGCGCGATCCCCGCGCCGACCATCGGATCATAGAAGCGCGTCGTGATCCCCATCCGCGCGAGCAGCCCGCCCGCCAGCGCGCGGGTCGGGTCATAGCTGCTGTCGGGCAGCAGCAATTCGTCGCCGGGCGACAGCACCGCGAGCAACGCGGTGGCGATCGCCGCGACCCCCGAGGGATAGAGCAGGGTGCCGCTGGCGCCGGGCTCGAGCTCGGTCAGCGCGTCGGCCAGGCTCCACTGGGTCGGGGTGCCGCGGCGGCCATAGAATAGCCGGTGATGGGTGTCGCGCTTGCCCGGGGCGCGCAGATCGGCGACCGAATCGTAGAGGATCGTCGATGCGCGCCACACCGGCGGATTGACGATCCCCTGGGTCCATTCGGCGCGCCGCCCGGCCTGGACGACGCGCGTTTCATTGTCGATTTCGCCTTTACCGTCTGGATTCACGCCGCGCCCATCGCCTTTGGCGTGGTGCGGTCGGCACCCCATTCGGACCAGCTGCCGTCGTACAAGGCCGCCTTGTTGCCGATCAGGTGCAGCCCGAAGGCGAGCACCGAGGCGGTGACCCCCGATCCGCAGGTGGTGACGATCGGCTTGGTGGTGTCGATGCCCGCGCCCTCGAACGCTGCCTTGATCGCTTGCTCGTCCTTGTAGGTGCCGTCCTCGTTGAGGATCGCCGAGATCGGCAGGTTGCGGCTGCCGGGAATGTGGCCGGCATGCGTCGCGGGGCGTGGATCGGGCTCCTCGCCGGTAAAGCGTGCTGCCGAGCGGGCATCGACCACCTGTTCGGCGCCGCTGTCGACATTGGCCTTCATCTGCTCGAGGTCGCGCAGATCCTTGCGGTCTTCCCACACGGTGAAGTGGCGATGGCGCAGCGTTTCCTTGCCGCTTGAAAGCTCGCGCTCCTCGGCCTTCCACTTGGCGAGCCCGCCGTCGAGGATCGCGACGTCGTGCGCGCCGAACGCCTTGAGCATGAACCACGCGCGCGCCGAGGTCTTGAGCGGGGCATCGTCGTACAGCACGATCCGGCTGCCATCGCCCA
Coding sequences:
- the metC gene encoding cystathionine beta-lyase, whose protein sequence is MGCRPHHAKGDGRGVNPDGKGEIDNETRVVQAGRRAEWTQGIVNPPVWRASTILYDSVADLRAPGKRDTHHRLFYGRRGTPTQWSLADALTELEPGASGTLLYPSGVAAIATALLAVLSPGDELLLPDSSYDPTRALAGGLLARMGITTRFYDPMVGAGIAQLIGERTRAIFMESPGSLTFEVQDVPAIVAAARAHRIVTLLDNTWATPLLFPAIAHGVDYTILACTKYVVGHSDVMLGSVTAGHGCYDALRTATYQLGQCVSPDDAWLGSRGLRTMALRLKAQGSAALQIAQWLKVQPDVARVLHPALPDCPGNDVFVRDFKGGSGLFSFVLDGGDEAARAALIDGLAHFGIGYSWGGFESLALPVDPQHHRSCTSWEAEGPLVRLQIGIESVDDLIADLDAGLARFRAAR
- the sseA gene encoding 3-mercaptopyruvate sulfurtransferase, producing the protein MESLVTTEWLANELGASDLRVVDATWFMPEPGGRDAAAEYEKGHIPGAVFMDLGELRDSTSNLPMMMPPAEKFASRMQSLGLGDGSRIVLYDDAPLKTSARAWFMLKAFGAHDVAILDGGLAKWKAEERELSSGKETLRHRHFTVWEDRKDLRDLEQMKANVDSGAEQVVDARSAARFTGEEPDPRPATHAGHIPGSRNLPISAILNEDGTYKDEQAIKAAFEGAGIDTTKPIVTTCGSGVTASVLAFGLHLIGNKAALYDGSWSEWGADRTTPKAMGAA